Proteins encoded within one genomic window of Oryza brachyantha chromosome 7, ObraRS2, whole genome shotgun sequence:
- the LOC102719882 gene encoding uncharacterized protein LOC102719882 produces the protein MLLRSLLRRGSAAATAVGGVGTRATAARVADPPAALASLLLASRSYAKAKGGGKPAGAATNRGKVRAKDPRGVASDEGAAGDFEGGGAGADDLDVEFELPTDPLPPTYDPALDVGPGGRPLFAFTDTFASFSHRNANAYVDFTLDEWKAMLPEGLPAGMMKEFQETRRCAVMVRESFLDLRDNFRRIVDPAIAAKRKDAKRQIVLDGPRSCGKSIALAMLVHWARTEGWLVFYVPQGKDWTHGGFFYRNTYNDLFDTPIQAAKILQDFLKYNETRLQQLPCQIFEPIPLGEGAGVGMMKGADTMEMPEGSTLYDLIQTGITQSHAAVGVVVHLRKELSLVKDVPVLFAIDQYNSWFTFSEFQEPVTVRSCRPIHAKELTMVNAYRPMLRNDMMVGAFSHSTAVGKLRQDLPDVPSDARVMFPRYTVDEAETVCHYYMRQKIIRRENFSEEKWKKIYYLSNGNGSEMRWLAAFI, from the exons ATGCTcctccgctccctcctccgccgcggctccgccgccgccacggcggtcggcggcgtgGGCACCCGCGCCACGGCCGCCCGAGTAGCCGATCCGCCCGCGGCGCTAGCGTCGCTCCTCCTCGCGTCCCGGTCGTACGCGAAGGCCAAGGGCGGGGGGAAGCCGGCGGGGGCCGCGACGAACCGCGGGAAGGTCCGGGCCAAGGACCCGCGCGGGGTGGCGTCCGAcgagggcgcggcgggggacttcgagggcggcggcgcgggggccgACGACCTTGATGTGGAGTTCGAGCTGCCCACAGACCCGCTGCCCCCGACCTACGACCCCGCGCTCGACGTCGGGCCCGGCGGCCGCCCGCTTTTCGCCTTCACCGACACCTTCGCGTCGTTCTCCCACCGCAACGCCAATGCCTACGTCGATTTCAC TTTGGATGAATGGAAAGCTATGTTACCAGAGGGATTGCCAGCCGGGATGATGAAGGAGTTTCAGGAGACGAGACGGTGCGCTGTGATGGTGAGGGAGAGCTTCCTAGACCTACGGGATAACTTCCGAAGGATTGTTGATCCAGCTATTGCAGCCAAACGCAAAG ATGCCAAAAGACAAATTGTATTAGATGGTCCTCGGAGCTGTGGTAAAAGCATTGCACTTGCAATGCTTGTCCACTGGGCGCGCACTGAAGGATGGTTAGTTTTTTATGTTCCACAAGGGAAGGATTGGACGCATGGAGGATTCTTCTATAGAAACACATACAATGATCTCTTTGATACTCCAATACAGGCTGCAAAGATCTTACAG GATTTCTTGAAGTACAACGAAACCCGCTTGCAGCAGTTACCATGTCAAATTTTTGAGCCTATTCCCCTGGGGGAAGGTGCTGGTGTTGGAATGATGAAGGGGGCTGACACAATGGAAATGCCTGAAGGTTCAACATTGTATGATCTCATTCAAACTGGGATAACCCAGTCACATGCTGCAGTTGGTGTTGTAGTTCATTTAAGGAAGGAATTGTCACTTGTTAAAGATGTGCCCGTATTGTTTGCCATTGATCAG TATAATAGTTGGTTTACATTCAGTGAGTTCCAGGAACCGGTGACTGTTAGATCATGTCGGCCAATTCATGCAAAAGAGCTTACAATG GTCAATGCTTATAGGCCAATGCTACGCAATGATATGATGGTAGGAGCCTTTTCGCATTCAACTGCAGTTGGAAAACTACGACAGGATCTCCCAGATGTTCCATCAGACGCTCGTGTGATGTTTCCACGGTACACAGTAGATGAAGCTGAGACGGTTTGCCACTATTATATGAG GCAAAAGATCATTCGGCGTGAAAATTTTTCAGAAGAGAAGTGGaaaaagatatattatttgtcAAATGGAAACGGCTCAGAGATGAGATGGCTTGCTGCCTTTATATGA